A genomic window from Prunus persica cultivar Lovell chromosome G2, Prunus_persica_NCBIv2, whole genome shotgun sequence includes:
- the LOC18786046 gene encoding putative disease resistance RPP13-like protein 1, whose translation MAGALIGEAFISASIQVICYRIASPKFVDLFRHKKLDQPLLMKLKRTLLTLNAVLDDAEEKQIEKPAVREWLDDLKHAVFDAEDLLDEINYEALRCKLEGEAQTADKLTNKVRKFLPTSRNRFYQSMNVKIQELLRKLEDFVQLKGALGLTEVVGRKVSQRTPTTSLVHEPYVYGREEVKENLSKVLLSDDASKEDVSFITIVGMGGVGKTTLARMLYNDDKVKEHFTLKAWACVSEDYDAIRVTKTLLESVTSKTCNTTDLNLLQVELREQLRGKKFLFVLDDLWNEKYTDWNCLQTPFTSGARGSKVIVTTRNKNVASFMQNVPTQPLEPLSHEDCWSLLAKHAFGNVNCSAYPSLEEIGKKIARKCNGLPLAAQTLGGLLRSRLDSEVWNRVLNNNIWELPSEKSDILPALGLSYHYLPAKLKQCFIYCSIFPKDYEFKVEDVVFLWMAEGLIPQAENGDNMEEVAKEYFDELLSRSLFQTSGKSSFVMHDLINDLAVFMSKGFCSRWEGRESHEVERVRHLSYAREEYDVSLKFEQLKEAKCLRTFLPTSLNPYNSYKNYYLSKKVVQDLLSSHRCLRALSLSSYRNVTQLPDSIKNLIHLRYLDLSGTAIERLPSVLCSLYYLQTLLLSNCSSLVELPADLRKLINLQKLMLGGCASLAKLPVDLWELISLHHLDVSGTKIAEMPSQMSRLKSLRTLTAFVVGKSTGSTIGELGELPHLGGKLKLQNVVDAKDAVQANLKNKKDMKELEFEWGNEDSDDSTKVRDVLDKLQPCMNLEKLTVKRYGGTSFPNWLGDSAFNKIKVMRLEGCHYCFELPPLGQLPALKELFICKMKYLRTLGPELYGQPFQSFQSLEKLEFKEMAEWEEWVPSGSGGPDFPRLLELILEKCPKLRGSLPRDLPCLKKLCMEGCRVLHDQRTTATSSTSTSLNYNSLQELEIKDGCQTGLLSLLETKLLSRLKIRNLNNIQCFPNINRLQRLILWNCQPCHRFLMMAYPLR comes from the coding sequence atggcTGGAGCTTTGATCGGAGAGGCCTTTATTTCTGCTTCCATCCAGGTGATTTGTTACAGAATTGCTTCacccaagttcgtcgacttaTTTCGGCACAAGAAACTCGATCAACCTCTCCTCATGAAACTAAAGAGGACGCTGTTGACCTTGAACGCAGTGCTCGATGATGCAGAGGAGAAGCAAATTGAGAAACCAGCTGTGAGAGAGTGGCTTGACGACCTCAAACATGCAGTCTTTGATGCTGAGGACTTGCTGGATGAGATCAACTATGAAGCCTTGCGATGCAAGCTGGAAGGTGAAGCTCAAACAGCCGACAAATTAACCAACAAGGTGCGGAAATTCCTCCCTACTTCTCGTAATAGGTTTTATCAAAGCATGAATGTTAAGATACAAGAGTTGTTACGAAAATTAGAAGACTTTGTACAATTGAAAGGTGCTCTTGGTTTGACAGAAGTTGTTGGGAGGAAGGTTTCACAAAGAACTCCAACAACTTCCTTGGTTCATGAACCTTATGTATATGGTAGAGAAGAAgtcaaagaaaatttatcaaaAGTGTTGCTCTCTGATGATGCAAGCAAGGAGGATGTGTCCTTCATCACCATTGTTGGAATGGGCGGGGTTGGCAAGACAACCCTTGCCCGCATGCTTTACAATGATGATAAGGTGAAAGAGCATTTTACACTTAAAGCTTGGGCTTGTGTTTCAGAAGACTATGATGCTATCAGGGTAACTAAAACTCTTCTTGAGTCAGTCACTTCAAAAACTTGCAATACAACAGATCTGAATTTGCTTCAAGTTGAACTAAGAGAACAACttagggggaagaaatttttatttgtgttgGATGACCTTTGGAATGAGAAATATACTGATTGGAACTGCCTCCAAACTCCCTTTACTTCAGGGGCAAGGGGAAGTAAAGTCATCGTAACAACACGGAACAAAAATGTAGCATCTTTCATGCAAAATGTTCCCACTCAACCCTTGGAACCATTGTCGCATGAAGATTGTTGGTCATTACTTGCAAAACATGCGTTTGGAAATGTAAACTGTAGTGCATATCCAAGCTTGGAAGAAATCGGCAAGAAAATTGCACGAAAGTGTAATGGGTTGCCTTTAGCTGCACAAACACTTGGCGGTTTGTTACGTTCCAGGCTAGACTCTGAGGTATGGAACAGAGTACTAAACAACAACATTTGGGAGTTACCTTCCGAGAAAAGTGACATTCTTCCTGCTCTAGGGTTGAGTTATCATTATCTTCCAGCTAAGTTAAAGCAatgctttatttattgttcaatttttccaAAAGACTATGAATTCAAGGTAGAAGAcgttgtttttctttggatGGCGGAAGGTTTAATTCCCCAAGCGGAGAATGGGGACAACATGGAAGAAGTGGCTAAGGAATATTTTGATGAACTTTTATCCCGATCATTGTTTCAAACATCGGGGAAATCAAGTTTCGTTATGCATGATCTCATCAATGACTTGGCTGTGTTCATGTCTAAAGGATTTTGTTCCAGGTGGGAAGGGAGGGAATCACATGAAGTAGAAAGAGTTCGCCATTTGTCATATGCTAGGGAAGAATATGATGTTTCTCTTAAATTTGAGCAATTAAAGGAGGCTAAGTGTTTGCGGACCTTCCTACCTACCTCTTTAAATCCATATAActcttataaaaattattatctaAGTAAAAAGGTTGTACAAGATTTGTTGTCATCACACAGATGTTTACGGGCGTTATCATTGTCAAGTTATAGGAATGTCACTCAGCTACCTGATTCTATTAAAAATCTTATTCACTTGCGCTATTTGGATCTCTCTGGTACTGCAATTGAAAGGTTACCTAGTGTACTTTGCAGTTTGTACTATTTGCAGACGTTACTATTGTCAAATTGTTCATCTCTCGTTGAATTACCTGCAGACTTGAGAAAATTGATAAATTTACAGAAATTAATGCTGGGAGGTTGTGCGTCTCTTGCTAAATTGCCTGTAGACCTGTGGGAATTAATTAGTTTGCATCATCTTGATGTGAGTGGAACTAAAATTGCAGAGATGCCATCGCAAATGAGTAGACTAAAAAGTTTGAGAACGTTGACTGCTTTTGTTGTGGGGAAATCTACTGGGTCAACCATTGGGGAATTGGGGGAGCTTCCACATCTTGGAGGAAAACTTAAACTACAAAATGTAGTTGATGCTAAGGATGCTGTGCAAGCCAATTTGAAGAATAAGAAGGATATGAAGGAGTTAGAGTTCGAATGGGGCAATGAAGACTCGGATGATTCTACAAAAGTGAGAGATGTACTTGACAAGCTCCAACCTTGCATGAATTTGGAGAAATTGACTGTCAAACGTTATGGCGGGACCAGCTTCCCAAACTGGTTGGGAGACTCTGccttcaataaaataaaagttatgCGCCTCGAAGGCTGTCATTATTGTTTCGAGTTGCCACCTCTTGGACAGCTACCTGCTCTTAAGGAGCTCTTCATATGTAAGATGAAATATCTTAGGACGTTAGGTCCTGAGTTGTATGGTCAGCCATTTCAGTCATTTCAATCACTGGAGAAGCTGGAGTTTAAGGAGATGGCAGAGTGGGAGGAATGGGTACCAAGTGGAAGTGGAGGTCCAGACTTTCCTCGTCTCCTGGAGCTAATTCTAGAAAAGTGTCCAAAGTTGAGAGGAAGCTTGCCTCGTGATCTACCTTGCTTGAAGAAACTTTGCATGGAAGGGTGTCGAGTTTTACATGATCAAAGGACCACTGCTACTTCTAGTACTAGTACTAGTCTCAACTACAATTCTCTTCAAGAATTGGAAATAAAAGATGGATGCCAAACAGGTCTGTTATCATTACTAGAGACAAAACTCCTGTCCCGACTTAAGATTCGAAATTTAAATAACATACAATGCTTCCCCAACATCAATCGTCTTCAACGTTTGATTCTCTGGAATTGTCAACCCTGTCATCGTTTCCTAATGATGGCCTACCCACTACGTTGA